A genomic stretch from Silurus meridionalis isolate SWU-2019-XX chromosome 1, ASM1480568v1, whole genome shotgun sequence includes:
- the card14 gene encoding caspase recruitment domain-containing protein 14 isoform X2, whose protein sequence is MSDMAHEPPDFKDMGEEELWDLISDSRHAICLGVRPCMLIPYLRQARVLSDLDEDEILTCLKFTNRSMRTSHMLDLLRIQGRNGAVALLEGLMIHYPTLYTQVTGRTPSTEPSHFSGLIKYSELTEYLVRVVTGMQKELQAERNGAAQLRSQCCSLQTELSRITKQLEDQKSLQMEHTRLRKSHTDIHRDLLKLKDEKCDLYVRYAAAVEEKSEVNIRCRDLNLQVYQLQCELRKAQTESDFQRTRSMRRASTSETQQLHEEILTLRRQLQQAENITPACQDILAQDLEEAKDRRTELAEELRRLQDENEALTRERSELLEKKDCFTLQVQKLTLDCEMYQQKSSVFQNQFGELKAERDRAYLARDEAQAQIACSLAEKDTLRAQLVDLQEEIFTLRAQKTQRDPEQCSDRSLNWDSGREMSCDTPLSSPMRRPRLRRMNALPPGCSNSFEFNKYSDDGFNSARSSLVEPPCSDSLRRRGTDPEFSDHSLEICDESFCMLTLESDFEFLCQDEDEGKTLVCPDSPDTPGMSRASAPPFLMRSRPQAVRITSRALTLSFQGEALLSQLQVIGGNKTGVFVSNVSEGSPAQSVGLRPGAQILEVKFQKEQRALRMHLEDSTMEEALWALGQVNGPCSLSLRPKQDAYQNLLQQLKNNEVTSGDSFYVRVNMSLPGGGAGMLSVTCNDILHVTDSHYGSVGYWWASKVHDSQLMDLKSGRVPNFYRAQRQLIRAIEDLSFQHQAPRRVERAQVKKKAVRIVSTARQGRNPLWVSVEEDNNTNSQSDDGKPSSVSLMPYTLVTPHHPPVCRPVLLLPTILRGILDKRLAEQLGYQMCEPETLSAAEHSARMQKGEVLEECEPNTHRCYTVQGVEKIMKHGTHCILPLGLDCVRRLHRAEIFPIIIFVASSERSARKFKHKLRQNLITENQLLECSWSEEPLLDKLPCLYRTVHPDSWNDSATLLDNLQNIVQEEQRKIVWVEPDLW, encoded by the exons ATGTCGGATATGGCGCACGAGCCCCCGGACTTTAAGGACATGGGCGAAGAGGAGCTGTGGGATCTGATTAGCGACAGCCGGCACGCGATCTGTCTGGGAGTGCGCCCGTGCATGCTCATCCCGTACCTGCGGCAGGCGCGCGTGCTCAGCGACCTGGACGAGGACGAGATTCTCACGTGCCTCAAGTTCACCAACCGCAGCATGAGGACCA GTCACATGCTGGATCTGCTGCGTATCCAAGGGCGTAATGGAGCTGTGGCTCTGCTGGAGGGTCTGATGATCCACTACCCCACCCTCTACACACAGGTCACGGGCCGAACCCCCAGCACCGAACCAAGCCACTTCAGCG ggTTGATAAAGTACTCGGAGCTGACGGAGTATTTGGTGCGGGTGGTGACGGGGATGCAGAAGGAGCTGCAGGCAGAGCGTAATGGAGCGGCGCAGCTGCGCTCGCAGTGTTGTAGCCTGCAGACGGAGCTGTCGCGCATCACAAAGCAGCTGGAAGACCAGAAAAGCCTTCAGATGGAACACACACGCCTGCGCAAGTCTCACACAG aCATTCACAGGGACCTGCTGAAGCTGAAGGATGAAAAGTGTGACCTGTATGTACGATACGCTGCAGCAGTGGAGGAGAAATCAGAAGTGAACATTCGCTGTAGAGACCTAAacctgcag gtgtaCCAGCTGCAGTGTGAATTAAGAAAAGCTCAGACGGAGTCAGATTTTCAGAGAACTCGGTCAATGAGAAGAGCGTCAACCAGCGAGACCCAGCAGCTACATGAAGAGATCCTCACACTGCGCAGACAACTGCAGCAAGCCGAGAACATCACcccg GCATGTCAGGACATCCTGGCTCAGGATTTGGAGGAAGCAAAAGATCGGCGCACTGAACTGGCTGAAGAACTGCGAAGACTTCAAGACGAGAACGAGGCACTGACGAGGGAGAGAAGTGAA ctgtTGGAGAAGAAGGACTGTTTCACTCTGCAGGTGCAGAAGTTGACCTTGGACTGTGAGATGTATCAGCAGAAAAGTTCTGTCTTCCAAAACCAGTTTGGAGAGCTGAAGGCAGAGCGAGACAGG GCATACCTGGCACGTGACGAGGCTCAGGCACAGATCGCGTGTAGTCTGGCAGAGAAGGACACGTTGAGAGCTCAGCTGGTGGATCTTCAGGAGGAAATCTTCACTCTCAGAGCACAAAAGACCCAGAGAGACCCCGAGCAGTGCAGC GACAGATCATTAAACTGGGACAGCGGGAGAGAAATGAGCTGTGACACTCCTCTGTCCAGCCCCATGCGTCGACCAAGACTGCGGCGTATGAACGCTCTGCCGCCCGGCTGCTCCAACAGCTTCGAATTCAATAAA TACAGTGATGATGGGTTTAATAGCGCACGATCCAGTCTGGTGGAACCtccatgttcagactctctgcgGAGGAGAGGAACAGATCCAGAGTTTAGTGACCACAG tCTGGAGATATGTGACGAGTCCTTCTGCATGCTTACCCTGGAGAGTGATTTTGAGTTTCTTTGCCaag atGAAGACGAGGGGAAAACCTTAGTGTGTCCTGACTCTCCTGACACACCGGG CATGTCTCGGGCGTCGGCTCCTCCGTTCCTCATGCGTTCTCGTCCTCAGGCTGTGCGCATCACCAGCCGAGCCCTGACTCTGTCCTTCCAGGGTGAGGCGCTGCTGAGTCAGCTGCAGGTCATCGGTGGGAATAAGACAGGTGTCTTCGTCAGTAACGTCAGCGAGGGTTCGCCCGCCCAGAGCGTGGGCCTTCGCCCTGGGGCTCAGATCCTGGAG GTAAAGTTCCAGAAGGAGCAGCGAGCTCTCCGGATGCACCTGGAAGACTCCACCATGGAGGAGGCTCTGTGGGCTCTCGGGCAGGTTAACGGCCCCTGCAGTCTCTCACTGAGGCCAAAACAAGATG CCTATCAGAATCTTCTCCAGCAACTGAAGAACAACGAGGTCACCTCAGGCGACTCCTTCTACGTTCGCGTAAACATGTCGCTGCCAGGGGGCGGGGCCGGGATGCTCTCCGTCACGTGTAACGACATCCTGCACGTGACGGACAGCCACTACGGTTCTGTCGGCTACTGGTGGGCGAGTAAAGTCCACGACAGCCAGCTGATGGACCTGAAGAGTGGACGTGTCCCAAATTTCTACAG agcGCAGAGGCAGTTAATCCGAGCGATTGAGGATCTTTCCTTTCAACATCAAGCACCAAGAAGG gtggaGCGGGCACAGGTGAAGAAGAAGGCAGTGCGGATCGTCAGTACAGCACGCCAGGGCAGGAACCCACTGTGGGTCAGTGTGGAGGAAGACAACAACACGAACTCACAAAGtg ATGATGGAAAGCCCAGCTCTGTGAGCCTGATGCCCTACACGCTGGTGACCCCCCACCACCCCCCCGTGTGCCGCCCTGTCCTTCTTCTACCCACAATCCTCAGGGGCATCCTTGATAAACGCCTGGCTGAGCAGCTGGGATACCAGATGTGTGAACCAG AAACTCTGAGTGCGGCTGAACACTCGGCGCGGATGCAGAAGGGAGAGGTTCTGGAGGAGTGTGAGCCGAACACACACCGCTGTTACACCGTGCAGGGAGTCGAGAAGATCATGAAGCAT GGCACTCACTGTATTCTCCCGTTGGGGTTGGATTGTGTTCGGCGTCTGCATCGAGCAGAGATTTTCCCCATCATCATCTTTGTTGCATCTTCGGAGCGCAGCGCTCGCAAATTCAA acacaaactTCGTCAGAACTTGATCACGGAGAATCAGCTGCTGGAGTGTTCCTGGAGCGAGGAACCTTTGCTGGACAAGCTGCCCTGCCTGTACCGCACCGTTCACCCTGACAGCTGGAACGACAGCGCCACCCTGCTGGACAACCTGCAGAACATTGTCCAAGAGGAGCAGCGCAAAATCGTCTGGGTCGAACCGGACCTCTGGTGA
- the card14 gene encoding caspase recruitment domain-containing protein 14 isoform X1 has translation MSDMAHEPPDFKDMGEEELWDLISDSRHAICLGVRPCMLIPYLRQARVLSDLDEDEILTCLKFTNRSMRTSHMLDLLRIQGRNGAVALLEGLMIHYPTLYTQVTGRTPSTEPSHFSGLIKYSELTEYLVRVVTGMQKELQAERNGAAQLRSQCCSLQTELSRITKQLEDQKSLQMEHTRLRKSHTDIHRDLLKLKDEKCDLYVRYAAAVEEKSEVNIRCRDLNLQVYQLQCELRKAQTESDFQRTRSMRRASTSETQQLHEEILTLRRQLQQAENITPACQDILAQDLEEAKDRRTELAEELRRLQDENEALTRERSELLEKKDCFTLQVQKLTLDCEMYQQKSSVFQNQFGELKAERDRAYLARDEAQAQIACSLAEKDTLRAQLVDLQEEIFTLRAQKTQRDPEQCSDRSLNWDSGREMSCDTPLSSPMRRPRLRRMNALPPGCSNSFEFNKQYSDDGFNSARSSLVEPPCSDSLRRRGTDPEFSDHSLEICDESFCMLTLESDFEFLCQDEDEGKTLVCPDSPDTPGMSRASAPPFLMRSRPQAVRITSRALTLSFQGEALLSQLQVIGGNKTGVFVSNVSEGSPAQSVGLRPGAQILEVKFQKEQRALRMHLEDSTMEEALWALGQVNGPCSLSLRPKQDAYQNLLQQLKNNEVTSGDSFYVRVNMSLPGGGAGMLSVTCNDILHVTDSHYGSVGYWWASKVHDSQLMDLKSGRVPNFYRAQRQLIRAIEDLSFQHQAPRRVERAQVKKKAVRIVSTARQGRNPLWVSVEEDNNTNSQSDDGKPSSVSLMPYTLVTPHHPPVCRPVLLLPTILRGILDKRLAEQLGYQMCEPETLSAAEHSARMQKGEVLEECEPNTHRCYTVQGVEKIMKHGTHCILPLGLDCVRRLHRAEIFPIIIFVASSERSARKFKHKLRQNLITENQLLECSWSEEPLLDKLPCLYRTVHPDSWNDSATLLDNLQNIVQEEQRKIVWVEPDLW, from the exons ATGTCGGATATGGCGCACGAGCCCCCGGACTTTAAGGACATGGGCGAAGAGGAGCTGTGGGATCTGATTAGCGACAGCCGGCACGCGATCTGTCTGGGAGTGCGCCCGTGCATGCTCATCCCGTACCTGCGGCAGGCGCGCGTGCTCAGCGACCTGGACGAGGACGAGATTCTCACGTGCCTCAAGTTCACCAACCGCAGCATGAGGACCA GTCACATGCTGGATCTGCTGCGTATCCAAGGGCGTAATGGAGCTGTGGCTCTGCTGGAGGGTCTGATGATCCACTACCCCACCCTCTACACACAGGTCACGGGCCGAACCCCCAGCACCGAACCAAGCCACTTCAGCG ggTTGATAAAGTACTCGGAGCTGACGGAGTATTTGGTGCGGGTGGTGACGGGGATGCAGAAGGAGCTGCAGGCAGAGCGTAATGGAGCGGCGCAGCTGCGCTCGCAGTGTTGTAGCCTGCAGACGGAGCTGTCGCGCATCACAAAGCAGCTGGAAGACCAGAAAAGCCTTCAGATGGAACACACACGCCTGCGCAAGTCTCACACAG aCATTCACAGGGACCTGCTGAAGCTGAAGGATGAAAAGTGTGACCTGTATGTACGATACGCTGCAGCAGTGGAGGAGAAATCAGAAGTGAACATTCGCTGTAGAGACCTAAacctgcag gtgtaCCAGCTGCAGTGTGAATTAAGAAAAGCTCAGACGGAGTCAGATTTTCAGAGAACTCGGTCAATGAGAAGAGCGTCAACCAGCGAGACCCAGCAGCTACATGAAGAGATCCTCACACTGCGCAGACAACTGCAGCAAGCCGAGAACATCACcccg GCATGTCAGGACATCCTGGCTCAGGATTTGGAGGAAGCAAAAGATCGGCGCACTGAACTGGCTGAAGAACTGCGAAGACTTCAAGACGAGAACGAGGCACTGACGAGGGAGAGAAGTGAA ctgtTGGAGAAGAAGGACTGTTTCACTCTGCAGGTGCAGAAGTTGACCTTGGACTGTGAGATGTATCAGCAGAAAAGTTCTGTCTTCCAAAACCAGTTTGGAGAGCTGAAGGCAGAGCGAGACAGG GCATACCTGGCACGTGACGAGGCTCAGGCACAGATCGCGTGTAGTCTGGCAGAGAAGGACACGTTGAGAGCTCAGCTGGTGGATCTTCAGGAGGAAATCTTCACTCTCAGAGCACAAAAGACCCAGAGAGACCCCGAGCAGTGCAGC GACAGATCATTAAACTGGGACAGCGGGAGAGAAATGAGCTGTGACACTCCTCTGTCCAGCCCCATGCGTCGACCAAGACTGCGGCGTATGAACGCTCTGCCGCCCGGCTGCTCCAACAGCTTCGAATTCAATAAA CAGTACAGTGATGATGGGTTTAATAGCGCACGATCCAGTCTGGTGGAACCtccatgttcagactctctgcgGAGGAGAGGAACAGATCCAGAGTTTAGTGACCACAG tCTGGAGATATGTGACGAGTCCTTCTGCATGCTTACCCTGGAGAGTGATTTTGAGTTTCTTTGCCaag atGAAGACGAGGGGAAAACCTTAGTGTGTCCTGACTCTCCTGACACACCGGG CATGTCTCGGGCGTCGGCTCCTCCGTTCCTCATGCGTTCTCGTCCTCAGGCTGTGCGCATCACCAGCCGAGCCCTGACTCTGTCCTTCCAGGGTGAGGCGCTGCTGAGTCAGCTGCAGGTCATCGGTGGGAATAAGACAGGTGTCTTCGTCAGTAACGTCAGCGAGGGTTCGCCCGCCCAGAGCGTGGGCCTTCGCCCTGGGGCTCAGATCCTGGAG GTAAAGTTCCAGAAGGAGCAGCGAGCTCTCCGGATGCACCTGGAAGACTCCACCATGGAGGAGGCTCTGTGGGCTCTCGGGCAGGTTAACGGCCCCTGCAGTCTCTCACTGAGGCCAAAACAAGATG CCTATCAGAATCTTCTCCAGCAACTGAAGAACAACGAGGTCACCTCAGGCGACTCCTTCTACGTTCGCGTAAACATGTCGCTGCCAGGGGGCGGGGCCGGGATGCTCTCCGTCACGTGTAACGACATCCTGCACGTGACGGACAGCCACTACGGTTCTGTCGGCTACTGGTGGGCGAGTAAAGTCCACGACAGCCAGCTGATGGACCTGAAGAGTGGACGTGTCCCAAATTTCTACAG agcGCAGAGGCAGTTAATCCGAGCGATTGAGGATCTTTCCTTTCAACATCAAGCACCAAGAAGG gtggaGCGGGCACAGGTGAAGAAGAAGGCAGTGCGGATCGTCAGTACAGCACGCCAGGGCAGGAACCCACTGTGGGTCAGTGTGGAGGAAGACAACAACACGAACTCACAAAGtg ATGATGGAAAGCCCAGCTCTGTGAGCCTGATGCCCTACACGCTGGTGACCCCCCACCACCCCCCCGTGTGCCGCCCTGTCCTTCTTCTACCCACAATCCTCAGGGGCATCCTTGATAAACGCCTGGCTGAGCAGCTGGGATACCAGATGTGTGAACCAG AAACTCTGAGTGCGGCTGAACACTCGGCGCGGATGCAGAAGGGAGAGGTTCTGGAGGAGTGTGAGCCGAACACACACCGCTGTTACACCGTGCAGGGAGTCGAGAAGATCATGAAGCAT GGCACTCACTGTATTCTCCCGTTGGGGTTGGATTGTGTTCGGCGTCTGCATCGAGCAGAGATTTTCCCCATCATCATCTTTGTTGCATCTTCGGAGCGCAGCGCTCGCAAATTCAA acacaaactTCGTCAGAACTTGATCACGGAGAATCAGCTGCTGGAGTGTTCCTGGAGCGAGGAACCTTTGCTGGACAAGCTGCCCTGCCTGTACCGCACCGTTCACCCTGACAGCTGGAACGACAGCGCCACCCTGCTGGACAACCTGCAGAACATTGTCCAAGAGGAGCAGCGCAAAATCGTCTGGGTCGAACCGGACCTCTGGTGA